The Deltaproteobacteria bacterium DNA segment ACCAGACTGCGATTTCAAGTCACTTAATTGTAGTATAGCTATACGTTAAAAGATTCTGACCACTAGTGGCAAGAATAATTTTTGCTCAACAGTATTGAGCCGTATTAAATGGCTGTGCGCTGCCTTGTTTGTAGTTGCAGGCATGTGGAGTGCGGTCTGTCAAGGAGTGCGTGACTGGAAGATCTTGATTCCCCGCCTTTTGGCTGCGTTTTCAAGATGTGTATAAAGGGCCCGTCTAGCCTGTTCTGGGGCTCTGTTCGATATAGCATTGAACAGTTGAACGTGTTCCTCGAATGAACTGGAAGTCAAGCGAAGATTGCTCGGTTGATCCTCTTCCTCGGCAAACAGATCCCACAGTCTCTCGTTCAAATACTTCATGAGGTCAATGAGGTGTTTATTTCTACAGGCCTCAATCATTGTTTGATGGAAGTCGAAATTGGCGCTTGTGCCATCGAGGCCTTTTTCCATTGCTGATTTTAGAGTTTGCAGACAGGACTCGAGATACTCAATGTCCTTGTCACTGCAATGAATGGCTGCCAGGGCGGCTGCATCACCTTCGAGTAGCACTTTGAGTTCGTAAAGAGTCGCGATATTCGTTGCCCTGTCTCTTCCCTTGAAGTCAAGCTTGAAGATGCGTCTGGAACGTTTGGCCACCCTTGTT contains these protein-coding regions:
- a CDS encoding FadR family transcriptional regulator; translated protein: MKFSKEPNLVREPRLSEQVADFLAAEIELGSIRPGESLPSEAELSYRFNVSRTVIREALARLKQQGILKSRQGSRTRVAKRSRRIFKLDFKGRDRATNIATLYELKVLLEGDAAALAAIHCSDKDIEYLESCLQTLKSAMEKGLDGTSANFDFHQTMIEACRNKHLIDLMKYLNERLWDLFAEEEDQPSNLRLTSSSFEEHVQLFNAISNRAPEQARRALYTHLENAAKRRGIKIFQSRTP